The Miltoncostaea oceani genome includes a region encoding these proteins:
- a CDS encoding putative signal transducing protein, whose translation MGLFRRGSRSDADPPRPEWVKVAFARHQPEAEMLASLLAQLDIPVLMRRATVDVPDMLAGGPRELLVPADRALEARALLDPVEPIDAGPDD comes from the coding sequence ATGGGGCTCTTCCGCCGCGGGTCCCGGTCCGACGCGGACCCGCCGCGGCCGGAGTGGGTGAAGGTCGCCTTCGCCCGCCACCAGCCGGAGGCGGAGATGCTCGCGTCGTTGCTGGCCCAGCTCGACATCCCGGTGCTGATGCGCCGCGCCACGGTCGACGTGCCCGACATGCTGGCCGGGGGCCCACGGGAGCTGCTCGTCCCCGCCGACCGGGCCCTCGAGGCCCGGGCGCTGCTCGACCCCGTCGAGCCGATCGACGCCGGGCCGGACGACTGA
- a CDS encoding FIST signal transduction protein → MTQPSLFGVGLSRSGDPALAVREACAPVRAALDGAAPTLAVVFASPTLCEHAEDLLAAIHAEIAPGHLIGAMGEAIVGQGREIEDGPALAVWAAVLPGTEVVPFRLVARPVGEGMGVLGWPDAIADAPAGNIGPVIMLADPFTFPADGLLAELNEEPGAPVVVGGLASGGLKPGEHRLFAGEDVLLEGAVAVALRGARMSTVVSQGCMPIGPEMVITAADGSSVEELAGMPALQKLQEVVEALEPDERQLAVEGLLAGLVIDENTPDYERGDFLVRSIHGGDRETGALVVGEQVRVGQTMRFHVRDARSADEDLRLALRGARDALGPAGPGGALLFSCNGRGTRMFPEADHDAATIEDELSPIPTAGLFCNGEIGPVGGRSFLHGFTATMVLFA, encoded by the coding sequence ATGACCCAGCCATCCCTCTTCGGCGTCGGCCTCTCCCGGTCCGGCGACCCCGCGCTCGCCGTCCGCGAGGCGTGCGCCCCGGTGCGGGCGGCACTCGACGGCGCCGCGCCCACCCTCGCCGTCGTGTTCGCGTCGCCCACCCTCTGCGAGCACGCCGAGGACCTCCTCGCCGCGATCCACGCGGAGATCGCCCCCGGCCACCTGATCGGCGCCATGGGCGAGGCGATCGTCGGCCAGGGCCGCGAGATCGAGGACGGGCCGGCGCTCGCCGTGTGGGCGGCGGTCCTCCCCGGGACCGAGGTCGTTCCGTTCCGCCTCGTCGCCCGCCCGGTCGGCGAGGGGATGGGCGTGCTCGGCTGGCCCGACGCCATCGCCGACGCCCCCGCCGGCAACATCGGCCCGGTCATCATGCTCGCCGACCCGTTCACCTTCCCGGCCGACGGCCTCCTCGCCGAGCTCAACGAGGAGCCGGGCGCCCCGGTGGTCGTGGGGGGCCTCGCCTCCGGCGGCCTGAAGCCGGGCGAGCACCGCCTCTTCGCGGGCGAGGACGTGCTGCTGGAGGGGGCGGTCGCCGTCGCGTTGCGCGGCGCGCGCATGAGCACCGTCGTCTCGCAGGGCTGCATGCCGATCGGGCCGGAGATGGTCATCACGGCCGCTGACGGGTCGAGCGTCGAGGAGCTGGCCGGGATGCCGGCGCTGCAGAAGCTGCAGGAGGTCGTCGAGGCCCTCGAGCCCGACGAGCGCCAGCTCGCCGTCGAGGGGCTGCTCGCCGGCCTCGTCATCGACGAGAACACCCCCGACTACGAGCGCGGCGACTTCCTCGTGCGCTCCATCCACGGCGGCGACCGGGAGACCGGCGCGCTGGTGGTCGGCGAGCAGGTGCGCGTCGGGCAGACGATGCGGTTCCACGTCCGGGACGCGCGCTCCGCCGACGAGGACCTGCGCCTCGCCCTGCGGGGCGCCCGCGACGCACTCGGGCCCGCCGGGCCGGGCGGCGCGCTGCTGTTCAGCTGCAACGGGCGCGGGACGCGCATGTTCCCCGAGGCGGACCACGACGCCGCGACGATCGAGGACGAGTTGTCACCCATCCCGACCGCCGGGTTGTTCTGCAACGGCGAGATCGGGCCGGTCGGCGGACGCAGCTTCCTGCACGGCTTCACCGCGACGATGGTGCTCTTCGCCTGA
- a CDS encoding rhomboid family intramembrane serine protease — MIPFKDVNPIRRPAVLTIGLIVACVLVFAYTASRPDDLSLDGRQALFCEYGLVADHLVGGEAPDADACQQLNQRQDRLLGLVTSQFLHADVLHLVFNMLFLWVFGNNVEDRLGRLRFLPFYLLCGALAGVAQALTDPGSPVPLIGASGAISGVLGAYLVLYPRVRIWTVVLPFFFLPFKLPAWLWLGIYFVLQFAYLGDAATSGGGGVAYMAHIGGFVAGAVLIRPFLAGRREPPPRTGAPVPGSAF, encoded by the coding sequence GTGATCCCGTTCAAGGACGTCAACCCGATCCGGCGCCCGGCGGTGCTGACGATCGGGTTGATCGTCGCCTGCGTCCTCGTCTTCGCCTACACGGCGAGCCGGCCCGACGACCTCAGCCTCGACGGGCGGCAGGCGCTCTTCTGCGAGTACGGGCTGGTCGCCGACCACCTCGTCGGGGGCGAGGCGCCCGACGCCGACGCCTGCCAGCAGCTCAACCAGCGCCAGGACCGGCTGCTCGGCCTCGTCACCAGCCAGTTCCTGCACGCCGACGTGCTGCACCTGGTGTTCAACATGCTGTTCCTGTGGGTCTTCGGCAACAACGTCGAGGACCGCCTCGGGCGGCTCCGGTTCCTGCCGTTCTACCTGCTGTGCGGCGCGCTCGCGGGGGTGGCGCAGGCGCTCACCGACCCCGGGAGCCCGGTGCCCCTGATCGGTGCGTCGGGGGCGATATCGGGGGTGCTCGGCGCCTACCTCGTGCTCTATCCACGGGTGCGCATCTGGACCGTCGTGCTGCCATTCTTCTTCCTCCCCTTCAAACTGCCGGCCTGGCTGTGGCTCGGCATCTACTTCGTGCTGCAGTTCGCCTACCTCGGCGACGCGGCCACATCGGGAGGCGGCGGCGTGGCGTACATGGCGCACATCGGCGGGTTCGTCGCCGGCGCCGTCCTGATCCGGCCGTTCCTCGCGGGGCGGCGCGAACCGCCGCCGCGCACCGGGGCGCCCGTCCCCGGCTCGGCCTTCTGA